In Lathyrus oleraceus cultivar Zhongwan6 chromosome 2, CAAS_Psat_ZW6_1.0, whole genome shotgun sequence, the DNA window ATGTCGGTTATATCGGATCATCCCGAACAATAAATTCAGGTTAGTTAATGAGTCATAATTTCtgttattttttttaaatttttttgattTATAACTTGTTTAATGATGCGCATATCAATATAAAAAAATGCTGTCGTCAAGAATTGAACTATGAATAAGTAGGTTTCATTCATTTAACTCAAATAACACATATCAGTCAAACTTCTTCTTAATGATCTTCTGGTTATTGTTTTTGTGAAGCAGAAATATCTTTGTTTGAAATCGAATATGGACGATGGATTGAAGAACAAGATAGGCAAAATCAAGAACTAAAAAATGCATTGCAAAATAATGCATCTGATATACAACTTCATCTACTTGTTGAAAGTAGTTTGAACCAATACTCAAATCTTTTCAGAATGAAAGCAGAAGCTGCCAAGGTTGATGTGTTCTATTTAATCTCCGGCGCATGGAAATCATCGGTAGAACGTCTTTTTCTTTGGATCGGAGGATCTCGACCGTCGCAGATTCTAAATGTACATTCATTGAATACTTTTATCTGATTCTCACATATATGGAAACGTTAATGATCTTGCACATATTAACTAGTTTGAGTTTTCGTCATAGATCGTCGTACCAAAGCTCGATGCTTTAACCGATGAACAAATGGGTAGCATTAACAATCTCCGGTTATCTTCTCAACAAGCTGAGGATGCTCTTTCAATGGGGTTAGAGAAACTTCAGCAGAGTATGGTTTACAATATTCAAGCTGATCCATTGGATTTCGGAAACTACGGTCTTCAAATGGCTTATGCCATGGATAAAGGAGAAGCATTAGAAGATTTTGTAAACCAGGTAATATAGCATCATGAGCTTGGTCATGTTTACGTTTGAAATTTAAGTATGAGTGATTAGCTATGGCACAAACACTTCTGATAGAAGACGTGTTTAGTATCTGATAATGACACTAACATTACACGTTTGAAATTTAAGTATGAGTGATTAGCTATGGCACAAACACTTCTGATAGAAGACGTGTTTAGTATCTGATAATGACACTAACATTACACGTGTGATTGACGTGTTTAGTATCTAATAATGACACTAACACTACACGTGTGATTATTTTGAATATATTCATTTTTTCCAAATTTTTACCTCAATGTATCAGTATTAGTGTTAGAGTATTATTGTTATTTATGTGTCTGTGTCGATCTTTCATAGTTAATTAGTCATTTGAATGGCTAAATTAATGTGTTCTTTTCACTACAGGCAGATCATCTAAGAGAACAAACTCTGCTATACATGTCACGCATACTAACAATTGGGCAAGCTGCTCAAGGCTTACTGGCTATGGGGGAATACTTTCATCGTCTTCGCACTCTCAGTTCTTTATGGATTGCTCGTTCATGTCACCATTTTTATCCTACTCGACACTCGAATTGAAAAAACTTACAATCTTATATCATTTTCAtctctcattttttatttttttgatatATGTATATATTATATATGCTACACTTCATATGAATAAGTTAATAATCGTTAGTACCATGTTATAAATTACGCTTACAATAACACGTTAAAATTGCGGTCATTGGTTGTGGATTGCAGTCCTAGTTATGTGAATTATAATTGAGAGTTGTTTGAAATCAATGTTAATAAATATTAAGATTTTTCattatattttaaataaattgaATATTAAGATTAAAATGAAagaattttaattaaaaaaattaaaaatataaacAGAAGTGTTTAATATGTTTTCTAATGCGGCTAAATCTATAATTTTATATTAATTTGATTTAATTACGAAATTAACGCACCAATAATATTGTGACAGCAAGATACCTCAATAATGATTTGTTTTGCGCATAGATATTTATTGTCTTCTACATAAACTATGAACAATAAACTAGGTTACATCTAAAGTATTTTCTGAGAAAAAATATTCTATAAAAGTTTCCCTCCATTAGCAAGTTGTCTCATCTTGTGTCAAAAAAGAAAGTAAGTGTCACTTCCAAATTTTCTGTCTTTGTCATGGATATAAAAAAAAAGTTGGAAAACAAAAATAGAATTTTTCTGTTTCAAAATATTTAGAAAAACCAAAATTCAAAGATTCTTATTTTTAAACTCATTTTTCAAAGATTCTTTTTAAAAatttattaattcattttttatcaTTCATTTGGAGTAAGAATATTTTCCTTAAATTTGACATTTCATAGGGAGAACCTCCTAGAAATAAAGATGAGAAGATGGATAAATTAGTATCCGTCTCATTCATATTATGTAAGGATATACATAATAAAATATGCCAAAATATATTTtctaaattatttaattatatttttttatatcaAGTTGGTCTTCTAATTCTAATCATAAAACATGTACATCATTATTATCTTTTAATTTTTCATTCAAATTCATTATAAGTTCTTACTCAGATTTCTTTATACTTTCTTTGAGGATTTAATGGGGGTAGAAATGGAGGATGGTGGAGATGTGGTTtgtaaaaaaatatataatatttttttaaaatttaaaattttaatttttaaaatattataataacataaaatatatttaaacTATTTCGATAAGTTTTTC includes these proteins:
- the LOC127118838 gene encoding transcription factor TGA3 isoform X2, whose protein sequence is MNSSSSTTELVAAKRMDIYESFHQVNLWEDSFKVDHSTLNPISSPMLMMNSSSIENKSECVLHESREPSEDDQEIIEEPIPKVLRRQAQNREAARKCRLRKKAYVQQLETSRLKLMQLELEIEKTRKHGLNRSNSLDVGYIGSSRTINSEISLFEIEYGRWIEEQDRQNQELKNALQNNASDIQLHLLVESSLNQYSNLFRMKAEAAKVDVFYLISGAWKSSVERLFLWIGGSRPSQILNIVVPKLDALTDEQMGSINNLRLSSQQAEDALSMGLEKLQQSMVYNIQADPLDFGNYGLQMAYAMDKGEALEDFVNQII
- the LOC127118838 gene encoding transcription factor TGA3 isoform X1 — protein: MNSSSSTTELVAAKRMDIYESFHQVNLWEDSFKVDHSTLNPISSPMLMMNSSSIENKSECVLHESREPSEDDQEIIEEPIPKVLRRQAQNREAARKCRLRKKAYVQQLETSRLKLMQLELEIEKTRKHGLNRSNSLDVGYIGSSRTINSEISLFEIEYGRWIEEQDRQNQELKNALQNNASDIQLHLLVESSLNQYSNLFRMKAEAAKVDVFYLISGAWKSSVERLFLWIGGSRPSQILNIVVPKLDALTDEQMGSINNLRLSSQQAEDALSMGLEKLQQSMVYNIQADPLDFGNYGLQMAYAMDKGEALEDFVNQADHLREQTLLYMSRILTIGQAAQGLLAMGEYFHRLRTLSSLWIARSCHHFYPTRHSN